A section of the Oryza sativa Japonica Group chromosome 1, ASM3414082v1 genome encodes:
- the LOC4324664 gene encoding transcription repressor MYB5 has product MGRSPCCDKASVKRGPWSEEEDAILRSFVERFGNAGNWIALPHKAGLKRCGKSCRLRWLNYLRPAIRHGGFTDEEDNLILSLYGEMGSKWSVIASKLPGRTDNDVKNYWNTKLKKRYLAAAATEATTPPPPAAGDDDNNPTTQASSQPAPPTPPAPLVNLDAAGLDGAVGDNDELLLHKSEQLYAELMGLIEQQQYSTITAAAVDAATTTTSWSSPSTGTTSPTASSSTDGSSSSSNLPWPAVDVHDSTMMPPLSESSGSSSGLFFGSHAFGSGSFQDLLGSAASFDDVMLSQEMLYY; this is encoded by the exons aTGGGGAGGTCGCCGTGCTGCGACAAGGCGAGCGTGAAGCGGGGGCCgtggtcggaggaggaggacgccatACTCAGGAGCTTCGTCGAGAGGTTCGGCAATGCCGGCAACTGGATCGCGCTGCCCCACAAAGCAG GGCTTAAACGGTGCGGCAAGAGCTGCCGCCTCCGGTGGCTCAACTACCTCCGCCCGGCGATCCGGCACGGCGGCTTCACCGACGAGGAGGACAACCTCATCCTGTCGCTCTACGGCGAAATGGGAAGCAA GTGGTCGGTGATCGCGTCCAAGCTCCCCGGCCGGACGGACAACGACGTCAAGAACTACTGGAACACCAAGCTCAAGAAGAGGTACTTGGCCGCGGCCGCAACAGAAGCaaccactcctcctcctcctgccgccggcgacgatgacAACAACCCAACGACACAAGCCTCCAGCCAACCCGCTCCTCCTACTCCTCCGGCGCCCCTCGTCAACCTCGACGCGGCCGGCCTCGACGGCGCCGTGGGCGACAACGACGAGCTCCTGCTGCACAAGTCGGAGCAGCTGTACGCCGAGCTGATGGGCCTCATCGAGCAGCAGCAGTACTCCacgatcaccgccgccgccgtcgacgcggcgacgacgacgacgtcgtggtcgtcgccgtcgacgggaACGACAAGTCCGACCGCTAGCAGCAGTACtgacggcagcagcagcagcagcaacctgcCGTGGCCGGCCGTGGACGTGCACGACAGTACGATGATGCCGCCGTTGTCGGAgtccagcggcagcagcagcggcttgTTCTTCGGCTCTCACGCGTTCGGTAGTGGCTCGTTCCAAGACCTGCTCGGCTCTGCAGCTTCCTTCGACGATGTCATGCTGTCGCAAGAGATGCTGTACTACTAG